In a genomic window of Streptomyces koelreuteriae:
- a CDS encoding DUF3566 domain-containing protein, producing MSGATGAGPSGTSTGTDTDDGGRGSAARAADPHTTNLKAVKPADKDDSPSTDKQGSQGGTVTDTRGPGTQQHSAGAGPAASGAQPQPQAQPQPQPKGAETASPLPGERQAQQQAGPYHPPQAYPAQQAAAGGGAGAGASAGAARRPRPGTRTVPRVRKARLRVSKADPWSVMKVSFLLSIALGICTIVAAAVLWMVMDAMGVFSTVGGTISEATGSNESNGFDLQAFLSLPNVLMFTSVIAVIDVVLATALATLGAFIYNLSAGFVGGVELTLAEDE from the coding sequence GTGAGCGGAGCCACGGGCGCCGGACCGAGCGGTACCTCGACGGGTACGGACACGGACGACGGCGGTCGTGGCTCCGCCGCACGTGCGGCGGACCCGCACACGACCAACCTGAAGGCGGTCAAGCCGGCCGACAAGGACGACTCGCCCTCGACTGACAAGCAGGGATCCCAGGGGGGAACCGTGACCGACACCCGAGGTCCGGGGACCCAGCAGCACAGCGCCGGCGCGGGCCCGGCCGCGTCCGGCGCCCAGCCGCAACCGCAGGCGCAGCCGCAGCCGCAGCCCAAGGGGGCCGAGACGGCTTCTCCGCTGCCCGGGGAACGGCAGGCACAGCAGCAGGCCGGGCCGTACCACCCGCCGCAGGCCTATCCGGCGCAGCAGGCGGCGGCCGGTGGCGGCGCGGGTGCGGGGGCTTCCGCCGGTGCCGCACGGCGCCCCCGTCCGGGAACGCGCACGGTGCCCCGCGTCCGCAAGGCGCGGCTGCGGGTGTCCAAGGCCGACCCCTGGTCGGTGATGAAGGTCAGCTTCCTGCTCTCCATCGCGCTCGGCATCTGCACGATCGTCGCGGCCGCCGTGCTGTGGATGGTCATGGACGCGATGGGCGTCTTCTCCACGGTCGGCGGCACGATCTCCGAGGCGACCGGCTCGAACGAGTCCAACGGCTTCGACCTGCAGGCCTTCCTGTCGCTGCCCAACGTCCTGATGTTCACCTCGGTCATCGCGGTCATCGACGTCGTCCTGGCGACGGCCCTCGCGACCCTCGGCGCGTTCATCTACAACCTGTCCGCGGGCTTCGTCGGCGGGGTGGAGCTGACGCTCGCCGAGGACGAGTGA